The following coding sequences lie in one Komagataeibacter sucrofermentans DSM 15973 genomic window:
- the scpB gene encoding SMC-Scp complex subunit ScpB: MNDPEQPDLILPVQDVVEDITVRDFSLRLVEALIFARADPLSTRAIAEVLGAQGGIPHDTADRDAYVAATLAALGAQYAGRGVELVEVAGGWQFRTAPDLAPRLTRVMPRPRRLARSTMETLAIIAYHQPCTRAEIEEIRGVSLSQQVLDTLLEAELIMPLGRKEVPGRPILWGTSNGFLRHFGLKDLGDLPRREELLVDVPDAAPEPPDGPQAVEGGDDAPDEVPDAPGA, from the coding sequence ATGAACGACCCCGAGCAGCCTGACCTTATCCTGCCGGTGCAGGACGTGGTGGAAGACATCACGGTGCGGGATTTTTCGCTGCGCCTTGTCGAGGCCCTGATCTTTGCCCGCGCCGACCCGCTCAGCACCCGCGCCATTGCCGAGGTGCTTGGCGCGCAGGGCGGCATCCCGCATGATACCGCTGACCGCGATGCCTATGTGGCGGCGACGCTGGCCGCCCTTGGCGCGCAGTATGCCGGGCGGGGGGTGGAACTCGTCGAGGTGGCGGGGGGCTGGCAGTTCCGCACCGCCCCCGATCTGGCTCCGCGCCTGACGCGCGTGATGCCGCGTCCGCGCAGGCTGGCGCGCTCGACCATGGAAACGCTGGCCATCATCGCCTACCACCAGCCCTGCACGCGCGCCGAAATCGAGGAAATCCGCGGCGTAAGCCTGAGCCAGCAGGTGCTCGACACCCTGCTCGAGGCCGAACTGATCATGCCGCTGGGCCGCAAGGAAGTGCCGGGACGGCCGATCCTGTGGGGCACGTCAAACGGCTTTCTGCGCCATTTTGGCCTCAAGGATCTGGGCGACCTGCCCCGGCGCGAGGAACTGCTGGTGGATGTGCCCGATGCAGCACCCGAACCGCCTGATGGCCCGCAGGCGGTGGAGGGTGGCGATGATGCGCCGGATGAGGTTCCTGACGCGCCCGGGGCGTGA
- a CDS encoding ScpA family protein, with protein sequence MADATQGQPTSPIVHLDGFDGPMDLLLELARAQKVDLWRISILQLVEQFLAVVRSIPAVRLEQAADWLVMAAWLAWLKSRLLLPEDDGEDTDAEDAATLLHERLLELERMVQLGRWLGARDQLGHEVFERGQAESLVAIDRSGLAVDVPQLMRGYMAAMRRRARKATYQPRPPRFWTVQDALARLRRMLGTLMPVDWCGLEAFLPPAAGVDSAGPLAETGRRAAVAGTLLASLEMARNGTIELRQAEQFGRILLRERVAEDPATPMQPEGERP encoded by the coding sequence ATGGCTGACGCCACGCAGGGGCAGCCGACTTCGCCCATCGTGCATCTTGACGGGTTCGACGGGCCGATGGACCTGCTGCTTGAACTCGCCCGGGCGCAGAAGGTGGATCTGTGGCGCATTTCCATCCTTCAGCTTGTCGAGCAGTTTTTGGCGGTGGTGCGCTCCATCCCTGCCGTGCGGCTGGAGCAGGCGGCGGACTGGCTGGTCATGGCGGCATGGCTGGCCTGGCTCAAGTCGCGCCTGCTGCTGCCCGAGGATGATGGCGAGGACACCGATGCCGAGGACGCAGCTACCCTGCTGCACGAGCGCCTGCTCGAACTTGAGCGCATGGTGCAGCTTGGCCGCTGGCTTGGCGCGCGCGACCAGCTTGGCCATGAAGTGTTTGAGCGCGGGCAGGCCGAAAGCCTTGTAGCGATTGACCGCTCGGGGCTGGCGGTGGATGTGCCGCAACTCATGCGCGGCTATATGGCCGCCATGCGGCGGCGCGCGCGCAAGGCCACCTACCAGCCGCGCCCGCCACGGTTCTGGACCGTGCAGGACGCGCTGGCGCGGCTGCGGCGCATGCTGGGCACGCTCATGCCTGTAGACTGGTGCGGGCTGGAGGCCTTTCTGCCGCCTGCCGCGGGGGTGGACAGTGCTGGCCCCCTGGCCGAGACCGGCCGCAGGGCCGCCGTGGCGGGCACGCTGCTGGCCAGCCTGGAGATGGCGCGTAATGGCACGATCGAACTGCGGCAGGCGGAACAGTTTGGCCGTATCCTGCTGCGTGAGCGGGTGGCGGAAGACCCCGCCACCCCAATGCAACCTGAAGGGGAGAGGCCCTGA
- a CDS encoding SPOR domain-containing protein yields the protein MSPDDTPQRNGGSDDLRNNPAAPDPYAERPATRERMGADSNPDLNTRSPMEPADDIGPRTPPRGSRGGTDFKALLARLAGSSLLGDDPLTRKLVYGAAGLGGILVIAIGGWSLFGHHEGGIAVLGPPPGPVRVKPADPGGMQILGAGDGMAADGGVMRLSPPPEQPQPDAMARQYAPPPGSDSADGGNATPPPATAAAPAEQPATQPEPAPQEAAQKPAEPVKQAEEEPAALPPPVPRALNEGSGAYSVQLAALDSQEAALKNWSHLLSRYPGVFGSYQPAVIKAERSGKTFYRLRIKGLSKAQAASVCEKVKAKSLPCEPVHS from the coding sequence ATGAGTCCTGACGATACCCCGCAGCGCAATGGTGGTTCCGATGATCTTCGGAACAACCCCGCGGCACCCGATCCCTATGCCGAGCGCCCCGCCACGCGCGAGCGCATGGGGGCTGATTCCAACCCCGACCTGAACACGCGCTCGCCCATGGAGCCAGCCGATGACATCGGCCCGCGCACGCCGCCGCGTGGCAGCAGGGGCGGGACTGATTTCAAGGCCCTGCTGGCGCGCCTTGCAGGCAGCAGCCTGCTCGGCGATGACCCGCTGACCCGCAAGCTGGTCTATGGCGCGGCCGGGCTTGGCGGCATTCTGGTCATTGCCATTGGTGGCTGGTCTCTGTTTGGCCATCATGAAGGCGGCATTGCAGTGCTTGGCCCGCCACCGGGGCCGGTGCGCGTCAAGCCCGCTGATCCGGGTGGCATGCAGATTCTGGGCGCAGGCGATGGCATGGCCGCTGATGGCGGCGTGATGCGCCTCTCGCCCCCGCCCGAGCAGCCCCAGCCCGATGCCATGGCCCGGCAGTATGCCCCGCCACCGGGCAGCGACAGCGCCGATGGCGGCAATGCCACCCCGCCGCCTGCGACCGCCGCAGCCCCCGCCGAGCAGCCTGCCACCCAGCCCGAGCCTGCCCCGCAGGAGGCCGCCCAGAAGCCAGCGGAACCGGTAAAGCAGGCCGAGGAGGAACCCGCTGCCCTGCCGCCGCCGGTGCCGCGCGCCCTCAATGAGGGCAGTGGCGCCTACAGCGTGCAGTTGGCCGCCCTTGATTCGCAGGAGGCAGCGCTGAAAAACTGGAGCCATCTGCTCAGCCGCTACCCCGGCGTGTTCGGTTCCTACCAGCCTGCCGTCATCAAGGCGGAGCGCAGTGGCAAGACGTTCTACCGCCTGCGCATCAAGGGGCTGAGCAAGGCGCAGGCCGCATCGGTGTGCGAGAAGGTCAAGGCCAAAAGCCTGCCGTGTGAACCGGTCCATTCCTGA